One region of Chanodichthys erythropterus isolate Z2021 chromosome 19, ASM2448905v1, whole genome shotgun sequence genomic DNA includes:
- the si:dkey-32n7.7 gene encoding uncharacterized protein si:dkey-32n7.7 — protein sequence MFDCSVNGSVSYRVVTQGRILDWARNDVKQYFPLFGFSVHTVLIATWAKVPYFNSSLTAGYDTINSTNYFSIPVTDENELSNSSNVNVPGRWVFRVDGGPEEGIFYPYGGVEDEKNPQSDDGSSPLIPLLQPFVYFGRIYDKIFVNNNGDLTFDESFSQWYPNYFPACSTRDIIAPLWTDINNSRKGTISYRQVTDGRLLNRASRDINKYFPNLNFSASWVFIATWDKVPYYGNREAESTFQVVLVSGKNLSFTLMHYDYITPTYGVKSGYDTICSTNFFLIPVSNIANLAYTSNVNIMGRWVFRVDNSSERNGLCDETDTQDNLPSAQVCGRTTFTTSSRIEGGQNASAGHWPWQASILLDGSHICGGSLINKEWVMTAAHCVDRFASDAIYSLTVVLGHQTQQGVNPNQEFRDVIAVVKHPSYNFTNDNDIALLKLSSPVSFTDYIRPVCLAADGSVFYSGTESWITGWGNIEEGVSLPSSNLQEVEVPVIGNKQCNCLYGVGNITDNMICAGLLEGDKDSCQGDSGGPMVSNQSSVWVQSGIVSFGCARPEYPGVYTRVSRYQEWITSFMCSDPPGFVQFTSTGNDSDNNYTCPGPPPSYSSQYCSYSMRNNAPLKINSKVWGQ from the exons ATGTTTGACTGTAGTGTCAATGGAAGCGTCTCTTACCGTGTGGTAACTCAAGGACGTATTCTGGACTGGGCGAGAAATGATGTCAAACAGTATTTCCCTCTGTTTGGGTTCTCAGTACATACAGTCCTCATTGCTACTTGGGCTAAAGTGCCCTACTTCAATAGCTCTTTGACG GCTGGCTATGACACAATAAACTcaacaaattatttttcaatccCTGTTACTGATGAAAATGAACTCTCCAACTCCAGCAATGTCAATGTACCGGGACGATGGGTATTCCGTGTTGATGGCGGGCCTGAGGAGG GAATATTCTACCCATATGGAGGTGTAGAGGATGAGAAAAACCCACAGTCAGATGATGGAAGTTCTCCACTGATCCCCTTGCTGCAGCCATTTGTGTACTTTGGCCGtatatatgacaaaatattt GTGAATAATAATGGAGACCTGACCTTTGATGAGTCATTTTCCCAGTGGTATCCCAATTATTTTCCTGCATGCTCAACTAGAGACATCATCGCTCCACTGTGGACAGACATTAATAATAGTAGGAAAGGAACCATCTCTTATCGACAAGTAACAGATGGTCGTCTCTTGAATCGGGCTTCTAGAgacataaacaaatattttcccAACTTGAACTTCTCAGCCTCGTGGGTTTTTATTGCTACATGGGATAAAGTACCGTACTATGGAAACAGAGAGGCA GAGTCgaccttccaagtggttttGGTGTCTGGAAAAAACCTGTCATTTACACTCATGCATTATGATTACATTACCCCCACCTATGGTGTAAAG TCCGGCTATGACACAATTTGCTCTACTAATTTCTTTTTGATTCCTGTTTCTAACATTGCAAACCTTGCATACACAAGCAATGTCAACATCATGGGTAGATGGGTATTTCGTGTCGACAATTCATCAGAAAGAAATG gacTTTGTGATGAAACAGACACTCAAg ATAATCTTCCCAGCGCTCAGGTGTGTGGAAGAACTACATTTACCACCAGCAGCAGGATAGAAGGAGGTCAGAACGCTTCAGCTGGACACTGGCCGTGGCAGGCTAGCATTCTTCTTGACGGCAGTCACATCTGTGGAGGTTCTCTCATCAACAAAGAATGGGTGATGACCGCTGCCCATTGTGTTGATCG CTTCGCCAGTGATGCCATCTATTCTCTAACTGTGGTTTTGGGACATCAGACCCAGCAAGGCGTCAACCCCAATCAAGAGTTCAGAGATGTGATAGCAGTTGTCAAACATCCTAGTTACAATTTTACGAATGACAATGATATCGCTCTGCTCAAATTGAGCTCTCCCGTCAGCTTCACTGATTACATCAGACCCGTGTGTCTAGCAGCTGATGGCAGTGTGTTTTACAGCGGCACAGAGAGCTGGATCACTGGATGGGGAAACATTGAAGAAGGAG TGTCCCTTCCATCCTCTAATCTACAGGAAGTGGAGGTTCCTGTAATTGGTAACAAACAGTGCAACTGTCTCTATGGAGTTGGAAATATAACAGACAACATGATCTGTGCTGGTCTACTGGAGGGAGACAAGGACTCATGTCAG GGAGATTCAGGAGGTCCGATGGTGAGCAATCAGAGCTCTGTATGGGTCCAGTCTGGTATCGTTAGCTTTGGCTGTGCTCGACCTGAATATCCCGGTGTTTACACCAGAGTGTCCCGCTATCAGGAATGGATCACCTCCTTCATGTGCAGCGATCCTCCAGGTTTTGTGCAGTTTACCTCCACTGGAAATGATTCTGATAACAATTACACCTGTCCTGGTCCTCCTCCTTCTTACTCATCC CAATACTGTTCTTATTCTATGCGTAACAATGCACCACTAAAGATaaactcaaaagtttggggtcagtaa
- the LOC137007546 gene encoding sushi, nidogen and EGF-like domain-containing protein 1 gives MVLFSIAGIFYPYGDEDIKNPADDFGSSPLINLMQPFDFFGLVYNELYVNNKGYLTFEGPFHQWYPNNFPAYSTRDIIAPLWTDIDITHKGTISYRQVTDGPLLNRASRDINQYYPNLNFSASWAFIVTWDKVPYYGYRRTESTFQVVLVSGKNMSFTLMHFGNIAPAIHPVTSGYDTSDSTDFFTIPVSDTTNLSYTSNVNVMGRWVFRTDTASEHNGEIGIAQVSRVFNFAAFPLSSSEIGSMVMEERGQILSKQNVNVKHRVRCFVDVKRREVVSGGGRGRDAETTEEKPVGGREQKLERKETRG, from the exons ATGGTCCTTTTTTCAATTGCAGGAATTTTTTACCCATATGGAGATGAGGATATAAAGAACCCTGCAGATGATTTTGGAAGTTCTCCACTGATCAACCTGATGCAGCCATTTGACTTCtttgggcttgtttataatgaaCTATAC GTGAATAACAAGGGCTACTTGACTTTTGAAGGACCTTTTCACCAGTGGTATCCAAATAATTTTCCTGCATACTCGACTAGAGACATCATCGCTCCACTGTGGACAGACATTGACATTACACATAAAGGAACCATCTCTTACAGACAAGTAACAGATGGTCCTCTCTTGAATCGAGCATCTAGAGACATAAACCAATATTACCCTAATTTGAACTTCTCTGCCTCATGGGCTTTCATTGTAACATGGGATAAAGTACCATACTATGGATACAGGCGGACA GAGTCAACCTTTCAAGTGGTTTTAGTGTCTGGCAAAAACATGTCATTCACACTCATGCACTTTGGTAATATTGCCCCAGCCATACATCCTGTTACg TCTGGATATGACACAAGTGATTCAACTGATTTCTTTACAATTCCTGTCTCTGACACCACAAACCTGTCATACACCAGCAATGTCAACGTCATGGGTCGATGGGTATTTCGAACTGACACTGCATCAGAACACAATG GAGAGATTGGTATTGCTCAGGTCAGCAGGGTGTTTAATTTTGCGGCATTTCCTCTCAGCAGCTCTGAGATTGGTTCGATGGTCATGGAGGAAAGAGGACAGATATTATCAAAGCAGAATGTTAATGTGAAGCATAGAGTCCGTTGCTTTGTTGATGTCAAGAGAAGAGAAGTGGTTAGTGGGGGCGGGAGGGGGAGAGATGCCGAGACCACAGAGGAAAAGCCTGTAGGGGGGAGAGAGCAGAAGTTAGAACGAAAAGAGACCAGAGGATAG
- the LOC137007547 gene encoding sushi, nidogen and EGF-like domain-containing protein 1, whose amino-acid sequence MTVPEDDERMTCYLGATFILSGLFYPFGNQDIENPSAVDGSSPVVFLEKRFVYFGRVYQQTYVNNNGHLTFDGPLSELVPNYLLSQVNRDIIAPLWTDMDNTVNGTISYRQVTRGGLLLAASNHINQYFPNLNFTASWLFIATWDKVPYFNNSQSSSSFQVVLVSGGSLSFVMMNYGNISSTDQHFQAGYGTIDSTNYSSIPVPNENKMSDSSNVNVPGRWAFRVDGGPEEGNPLTL is encoded by the exons ATGACAGTCCCTGAAGATGATGAGAGGATGACATGTTATTTGGGCGCCACTTTTATAC TTTCAGGTCTTTTCTACCCATTTGGAAATCAAGACATAGAGAATCCCTCTGCAGTTGATGGAAGCTCACCAGTAGTATTCTTGGAAAAACGCTTTGTATATTTTGGACGTGTTTATCAACAGACTTAT GTTAATAACAATGGGCATCTGACATTTGATGGGCCTCTTTCAGAGCTGGTACCCAATTATTTACTGTCGCAAGTCAACAGAGACATCATTGCTCCACTTTGGACAGACATGGACAACACTGTCAATGGAACCATCTCCTATCGTCAGGTCACCAGAGGTGGACTCTTACTAGCAGCTTCAAACCACATAAACCAGTATTTTCCCAATCTGAACTTCACCGCCTCATGGCTGTTCATTGCTACTTGGGATAAAGTACCATACTTTAACAACTCGCAATCG AGTTCATCTTTTCAAGTTGTTTTGGTCTCTGGTGGTTCTCTGTCTTTTGTCATGATGAACTACGGAAATATCTCCTCTACCGATCAACACTTTCAG GCTGGCTATGGCACAATAGACTCAACAAATTATTCTTCAATCCCCGTGCCTAATGAAAATAAGATGTCTGACTCCAGCAATGTCAATGTCCCGGGACGCTGGGCATTCCGTGTTGATGGTGGACCTGAAGAGGGTAATCCTTTGACTCTgtga
- the vkorc1 gene encoding vitamin K epoxide reductase complex subunit 1 codes for MSSSNSTTGVPKWEYSVRFILCFLGLVLSVYALHVELSRENDPEYRAMCDLGHSVSCSKVFTSRWGRGFGLVQIFTSKDSVLNQPNSVLGIIFYMLQLGLGQLVSSRSAFFLVMSSWVSVAGSVYLAVILAFVLGDFCVVCVSTYIINFALLYTNLKRRTGLEGHLKKAKSK; via the exons ATGTCCTCGAGCAATTCAACTACTGGAGTTCCAAAATGGGAATATAGCGTTCGCTTCATCCTCTGTTTTCTGGGTTTAGTTCTGTCGGTTTACGCGCTACACGTAGAACTTTCCCGGGAGAACGATCCCGAATATCGCGCGATGTGCGACCTGGGCCATTCCGTGAGCTGCTCTAAGGTCTTCACCTCCAG ATGGGGACGTGGATTTGGGCTCGTCCAGATCTTTACTTCCAAAGACAGTGTGTTGAATCAGCCGAACAGTGTGTTGGGAATCATTTTCTATATGCTGCAGTTGGGTTTGG GTCAGCTAGTGTCCAGCCGATCAGCGTTCTTCCTCGTCATGTCCTCTTGGGTTTCAGTGGCCGGATCAGTGTATCTAGCTGTCATTCTTGCGTTCGTCTTGGGTGATTTCTGTGTGGTGTGTGTCTCGACCTACATCATAAACTTTGCACTTCTCTACACAAACCTAAAGAGAAGGACGGGACTGGAGGGACACCTGAAGAAAGCGAAGagcaaataa